AAAAAGCTGGGCTTTGATAAAGTATCAAAAATGAAATTGGCCGTGGCCCAGCACATCCGCGATTTTTGTGGCAACGGCGGTTTCCTGTTTGCCATGTGTTCGGGCACCGACACGTTTGATATTGCGCTGGCGGCTGCCAATACCGATATTTGCGAAAGCATGTTTGATGGTGACGCAGCCGATCCAAACGCGCAATCTAAACTTGACTTTGGCGCCACCTTTGCCTTCCAGAACTTTCAACTGGATATGAACCCGCTCTCACACCGGTTCAGTAATATCGACGTTACCTTTACCCGGCAGGTAGACCGCGCGAATGATTTTTTCACGCTGTTTGATTTTTCGGCCAAATGGGATGTGGTACCCAGCATGCTCACCCAAAACCATGATAAGGTAATTAAAGGTTTTATGGGACTGACCACTGCCTTTAACGAGCGCTACATTAAACCCGGCGTTACCATTATGGGCGAAATGAAAACAGGTAACGAGGCCCGCTACATCCACGGCGAGTACGGCAAAGGTCAGTGGACCTTCTACGGCGGCCATGACCCCGAAGATTACCAGCACGGCGTAGGCGACCCGCCAACAGATTTAAAGCTGCACCCCAACTCACCCGGATATCGTTTGATTTTGAATAATGTGCTGTTCCCTGCGGCCAAGAAGAAAAAACAGAAAACCTAGCGGTTTTAGTTAATTGGTGATTGGTTGATTAGTGATTAGTGATTAGTTGAAATTATAACCCGCTTGTCATTCCGAACGAACATGGGCAGGACTGTGAAATGGCGTGAGGAGGAATCTTAGACGCTAGCTAAGCCATCGAATAAAAGCATGTGGGCTAAGATTTTTTCACATCGTTCAAGAGAGTAGTTCTCCCATTGGTCGAAATGACATAATTCTAATAACCTAAAACAACATCAGCACCTGCCCTTTTTCCACTTTATCACCAGGCTTTATTTTGGATGATTTTACCACCATGTCTGCCGGGGCTTTGATGATGTTTTCCATTTTCATGGCTTCCAGCACAAACAGGTTATCGCCTTTCTTTACCTCATCGCCGGGGTTTACAAATACTTTCAGCACCAGGCCGGGCATTGGGGCTTTCAGGTCGCTTACTTTGGCGCTGTCGCCGGCATTCATACCCAGTTGTTCCAGCAGCAGGTCGAACTGGTCTTTGGCCGCTACATTATACAGCCTGCCGTTCACTTTTATCTCTGCAGATTTGGTGGCTCGGTCAAAGCTTACCACCTCGGCGTTGCAGGAGGCCAGGTTGTGGATGATGTGATAGCTATTATTACCCAACTCGCGGATATCCATGTGTGCATCCTTGCCCCCTACGGTTAGTTTGCCTTTGGTTAATTCAGTCTCAAACTGCTGTTGTCCATTTACTTTGATGCGATACATAGGTGGGTTATTGGGTTAAAGCGTATTGAATCATATTAGCACCCATTTTAAGGGCTTTAAGACGCGATTCCTGGCTATCGCCGGCATAAGTGCCATAATCCTCCCAGCCGTTGCCCAAATCGCACTCATAGTCATAAAAACACACCAGGCGACCTTTATAGATCAGTCCGAAGCCCTGCGCGCGTTTACCATCGTGCTCGTGGATTTTGGGCAGTCCGTTAGGGAAATCAAATTTCTGGTGATAGATAGGGTGATTGAGCGGCAGTTCCACAAACTCCAGTTCAGGGAAAACTTTTTTCATTTGCGGACGGATAAACTGATCCAGTCCATAATTATCGCAAATATGCAGAAAGCCGCCACCGGTAAGGTATTTGCGCAGGTTGCGCACCTCGATATCGTTAAAAATCACGTTCCCGTGACCGGTCATGAAGATAAAAGGATAATTAAAAATCTCGGTACTGCCTGCTTCTACCGTTTCTTCATCAGCCTGAAAACTGGTATGCAGGTTATCGTTACAAAACTTAATGAGGTTGGGCAGTGCGGTGCGGTCGCCATACCAATCGCCACCGCCGTTGTATTTGAGACGGGCCATACGATAGGCGGGCGGAGGCGTAAAGCTACTCAGCAGTAACAGGGTTATCAAGGTACTGGCGAGTGTGAGCAGCTTCATTTTACCGGTTTAAAAAATTGACTTCAAAGCAGGCTTCCAGGGCGGCCGTTTCGGTGCGCAGCCTGCTGTTTCCTAAAGTTATGGCTTTAAAATCATTTTCTAAAGCAGTGGCAATCTCTTTTTCGCTAAAATCGCCCTCCGGGCCAATCATAATCAGGCTCCGGCCATTTACTGTCAAAGCGTCGCGCAGCTCCAGCTTCTCCCCTTCTATGCAGTGCGCAATAAACTTTTGTCCGTCAAAAGGTTTGGCCATAAACTGGGCAAAAGTAACGGGCGCATTTAAAACAGGGTGATAGGCTTTAAGCGATTGCTTGATGGCCGAAGTAATGATTTTATCCAGTCGATCCGTCTTAGCCTCTTTACGTTCAGAACGTTGACAGATAATAAGCGATACCTCATCAACGCCAATCTCTGTGGCTTTCTCTAAAAACCACTCCAGACGTTCAATATTTTTGGTGGGTGCTACCGCGATGTGCAGGTAATGATTGCGCTTACCGTATTCATAAACGGCTGATTGGATTTTGAGGATCACGCGCTTTGGGTGCGCATCGCTGATGGCTGCGTTATAAAATCCGCCTTTGCCATCAATCAGGCTCACCTCGTCGCCCACGTTAAGGCGCAGCACACGGATGGCGTGCTTGCTTTCTTCCTCGTTCAAGAAATAAGCTTCGGCATTTGGGGCAATATCGGGGGTATAAAACAGATGCATCTGCTTACGCTTTTAATGCAGGTCTATGGTATCCTCGGCGTTGAGCAAGAGTTCCAGCTTCACCGATTCAATATTTTGCTCAGACTTTTTGAGTACGGTGATGTTGTAGCCGTCGGCCTCCTTATGTTCGCCCACTTCGGGAATCTTACCAAAAACTTCGCTTACCCAACCGCCAACGGTATCGAAGTCGCCATCCTCGGGCAAGTCATGCGGCAGGTGACCGTTTGCATCGTAAATGCTGGCACCGGCGTTCACAATAAACTCATTGTCGCTCATTTTTTCTACAATGGGCTTCTCCTCGTCATACTCGTCCTGTATTTCACCTACCAGCTCTTCCACAATATCTTCCAGGGTTACCATACCGGCGGTACCGCCAAACTCATCCAATATAATAGCAATCTGCAAACGCTTCTGCTGCAACTCGGCCATCAGATCATTGATCTTCTTGGTTTCCGGAATAAAGTAGGGTTTACGGATGATATCCTTCAGCTCAAAGTCGGTATTTTTAAACAGCAACGGTAAAATATCTTTAGCGTGTACAATACCGATGATCTTATCGATACTATCCTGATAAACCGGCATGCGGCTGTACCCTTCGGAGATGAGCAGTTCTACCAGTTCTTCGCGAGAGGTTTGAACATCTACACCCGAGATCTTGGTACGCGGTACCATGATATTCTTTACTACGCGCTCGTTAAAATCAAATACATTTTTGATCAGCTCGTGCTCGTTAGAATCCAGCGCGCCGCTTTCTTTACCTTGTTCTAACAGGTATTGCAATTCTTCAGAGCTATGATGCGCTTCTTCACTTATGCTGTTAATACCAATAAGTTTGAGCAGGAAAGTAGCAAAACCATTCAGCAACCAGATGAACGGCTTACACAGCACAAAAAAGAACTGTAAGGGAACCGATACCGCTAACGTGGTACGCACTGAACGTTGTATGGCGATAGACTTAGGTGCCAGCTCGCCAAATACAATGTGAAATACAGTGATCACTACAAAGGCTACCACATGGCACACATTGATTACAAACCCAGAGGTAATAACGATACCGAAAAACGAGAAAACGTTGAGGGCAATTTTAGTCACCACATCCTCGCCTACCACACCAAGCCCCAGCGAGGCGATGGTTACGCCCAGTTGCGTTGCGGCCAGGTAGCCGTCCATATTATGAGTAATACGACGGGCCAGCTTAGCTGCGGTACTGCCAGATTTAATTTGCAACTCAATTTGCGAACCCCGCACACGTACAATGGCAAATTCAGCGGCAACAAAAAACCCGTTCAGCAGAACCAGGAAAAGCGTAGCAAATACTTCAAAAAGACTTACATGAAGATCGACGGGGTGATCCATTCAAATGTTTTATTGTTCGACAAGGAAAGTAGAGCTATATAACTCTAAACTTTCTTTAATTACTTTGTAAGCATACGGCTTACCCAACAGGTGCTCTATAGTTACGTTTTTATCTTCAAGCGCCTTATAGTCTTGAAAAAAGCGTACAATCTCTTTCATGGTATGCGGCGGCAGCTCGTTCAGGTCGTCAATATAATTAACAGACATGTCATTTTTAGCCACAGCAATAATTTTATCATCCTGCTCACCATTATCAACCATGTGCATTACACCAATTACTTTAGCCTCAATGATAGACATCGGGTAAACATCGGCAGAACACAGTACCAGAATATCCAGCGGATCTTTATCATCGCAATAAGTTTGAGGGATGAAGCCGTAGTTAGCCGGATACATTACTGATGAGAACAGGATACGATCCAGTTTCAGCAGGCCTGAATCTTTATCAATTTCATATTTAGCTTTCGAGCCTTTTGGGATCTCGATGATTGCGTTAACAATTTCGGGTATGTTTTCGCCAGGTGAAACCTGGTGCCAGGGATGTTGTGTGCTCATGAAGTATATAAATATAAAAAAATATAAATTGTTTAGTCGCCGCTTACTATAGTCTTCTTTTTCAGGAAGGCTACAATGAGCGGTATACTGGTGATAACGATCAGTCCGATGATCACATACTCCAGGTAATCTTTGATTTCAGGATAGCGGCGGCCCAAAAAGTAACCGGTTAAGGTTAATATAGCTACCCAGGCCACGCTGCCTACCAGATTGTAAAGCGAGAACCGTTTCAGATCTACCTTTACCACTCCGGCAAAGATAGGTGCAAAAGTTCTTATTATGGGGAAAAATCTGCCTAAAACCAAGGCCATGCCGCCATGTTTCTGATAAAACTCTTCAGCTAGTTGTACATAACGTTTTTTAAAGAACAGGGAATCGTTTTTCTTGAAGAGCAAAGGGCCTGCGCGATAGCCAAACCAGTAACCCACGTAGTTACCCAAAACGCCGGCACCAACTAATGAAGCAATCAGCACCACAATTGGTACATCCAGAATCCCGGTGGCGCATAATAAACCGGCCATAAAAAGCAGGTAATCTCCGGGCAGAAAAAACCCGAAGAACAGTCCCGTCTCAGCAAAAACCACAATCAGCAGCAAGTAAAATCCTCCTGTGCTGAGGATGGCATTTGCGTCGGTTAAATTATGCAGGTTCTCCCAGAAATTTTCCATGCGCAATAAGTAAAACTACAAATATTATTTCTATTTGTAATTACTTAACTGACGGAATCAGGGCGGCGATAACTGTAGGGTAAATACCAATGAACAATGTAATCAAGGCTGAAAGCGCCAGTACCACATTGAAATAGGCTGGTATAGCCAAACCCTCACGCTCTGAATTACGGAAGTACATGGCAATAATTACCCTGAAGTAATAGAAGATACTGATAATGGCATTAAGCACCGCGATAATTACCAGATAGATATGCGATTTAGCCAGCGCACCGGTAAACATAAAGAACTTGCCAATAAACCCTGCAGTAAGCGGAATGCCGGCTAATGACAGCATTGCCACGGTAAGCACAAACGCCAGGAAAGGGTTTTTACGGCCCAGGCCATTAAAGCTCTCAAAGTTATCGTTACCCTGTTGCTGCTGTACCAGTATTAATACCGCAAATGCAATGATAGAAGCAATTGAATAGGCCGTAGCGTACACAAATACAGAGTTACCTGAATTAGCGCCCAGAGCCACAATAGCAAACAGCATATAGCCCGCATGCGAGATGCTGGAGAAAGCCAGCATACGTTTAAAGCTTTGCTGATAAAGCGCGGTGATGTTGCCAATAAACAAGGTCAGCCCGGCAATAATAACCAGCACCGGTGTCCAGAACTCAGCAACTGAAACAAAACAGTTTTGGAACAAACGCAGGAAAGCAGCGAAGCCCGCAGTTTTTACCACGGTAGACATGAAGGCCGTAATCAAGGTTGGAGCACCTTCGTACACATCTGGCGTCCAGAAGTGGAAAGGCGCTGCGCCTACTTTAAAGCACAAGCCAACGATGATGAGCATAATACCGGTGTAAAACATCGGGTAACTGCCAGATTTATGCGATAATGCCCAGTCGCGGATAGCGTCGAGGTCAAAAGAACCTGTAGTACCATAGATCAGCGCAATACCGAACAGCAAAAAGCCGGTTGAAAAAGCGCCCATCAGGAAGTATTTCAAAGCGGCTTCGTTCGAGCCAAAGTCTTGTTTTTTGATACCCGCCAGAATGTAAAGGCTTACAGACATGATCTCAATACCGATGAACAGCATAGTAAGGTTATGGTATGATACCATCACAATGATACCGGCCAGCGCAAACAAGATGATAGAATAATATTCTGCCACGTGACTGCTTATCTTCTCAAAATAGTCTTTTGATAACAACAGAATCAGCACAGTAGAAACAACGGTAATGCCGGTAAA
This region of Mucilaginibacter yixingensis genomic DNA includes:
- a CDS encoding asparagine synthetase B, translating into MTISFKHYILALCFVLSAFASKAASILLPMDETQKDHLKSYGIAFWTLKNGEEVDWLLNYRGGSFMMKYDKSIEDECKIRGVSYEVVADAKVNQIITEVTDPSVNMDLVKLEKAPRMAVYAPKTSMPWDDAVTMVLKYAEIPYDLIYDEEVLRGDLPKYDWLHLHHEDFTGQYSKFYTYRFEAWYANDVKAQEAMAKKLGFDKVSKMKLAVAQHIRDFCGNGGFLFAMCSGTDTFDIALAAANTDICESMFDGDAADPNAQSKLDFGATFAFQNFQLDMNPLSHRFSNIDVTFTRQVDRANDFFTLFDFSAKWDVVPSMLTQNHDKVIKGFMGLTTAFNERYIKPGVTIMGEMKTGNEARYIHGEYGKGQWTFYGGHDPEDYQHGVGDPPTDLKLHPNSPGYRLILNNVLFPAAKKKKQKT
- a CDS encoding acetyl-CoA carboxylase biotin carboxyl carrier protein subunit; translated protein: MYRIKVNGQQQFETELTKGKLTVGGKDAHMDIRELGNNSYHIIHNLASCNAEVVSFDRATKSAEIKVNGRLYNVAAKDQFDLLLEQLGMNAGDSAKVSDLKAPMPGLVLKVFVNPGDEVKKGDNLFVLEAMKMENIIKAPADMVVKSSKIKPGDKVEKGQVLMLF
- a CDS encoding DUF4159 domain-containing protein, encoding MKLLTLASTLITLLLLSSFTPPPAYRMARLKYNGGGDWYGDRTALPNLIKFCNDNLHTSFQADEETVEAGSTEIFNYPFIFMTGHGNVIFNDIEVRNLRKYLTGGGFLHICDNYGLDQFIRPQMKKVFPELEFVELPLNHPIYHQKFDFPNGLPKIHEHDGKRAQGFGLIYKGRLVCFYDYECDLGNGWEDYGTYAGDSQESRLKALKMGANMIQYALTQ
- a CDS encoding 16S rRNA (uracil(1498)-N(3))-methyltransferase translates to MHLFYTPDIAPNAEAYFLNEEESKHAIRVLRLNVGDEVSLIDGKGGFYNAAISDAHPKRVILKIQSAVYEYGKRNHYLHIAVAPTKNIERLEWFLEKATEIGVDEVSLIICQRSERKEAKTDRLDKIITSAIKQSLKAYHPVLNAPVTFAQFMAKPFDGQKFIAHCIEGEKLELRDALTVNGRSLIMIGPEGDFSEKEIATALENDFKAITLGNSRLRTETAALEACFEVNFLNR
- a CDS encoding hemolysin family protein, which translates into the protein MDHPVDLHVSLFEVFATLFLVLLNGFFVAAEFAIVRVRGSQIELQIKSGSTAAKLARRITHNMDGYLAATQLGVTIASLGLGVVGEDVVTKIALNVFSFFGIVITSGFVINVCHVVAFVVITVFHIVFGELAPKSIAIQRSVRTTLAVSVPLQFFFVLCKPFIWLLNGFATFLLKLIGINSISEEAHHSSEELQYLLEQGKESGALDSNEHELIKNVFDFNERVVKNIMVPRTKISGVDVQTSREELVELLISEGYSRMPVYQDSIDKIIGIVHAKDILPLLFKNTDFELKDIIRKPYFIPETKKINDLMAELQQKRLQIAIILDEFGGTAGMVTLEDIVEELVGEIQDEYDEEKPIVEKMSDNEFIVNAGASIYDANGHLPHDLPEDGDFDTVGGWVSEVFGKIPEVGEHKEADGYNITVLKKSEQNIESVKLELLLNAEDTIDLH
- a CDS encoding inorganic diphosphatase encodes the protein MSTQHPWHQVSPGENIPEIVNAIIEIPKGSKAKYEIDKDSGLLKLDRILFSSVMYPANYGFIPQTYCDDKDPLDILVLCSADVYPMSIIEAKVIGVMHMVDNGEQDDKIIAVAKNDMSVNYIDDLNELPPHTMKEIVRFFQDYKALEDKNVTIEHLLGKPYAYKVIKESLELYSSTFLVEQ
- a CDS encoding DedA family protein codes for the protein MENFWENLHNLTDANAILSTGGFYLLLIVVFAETGLFFGFFLPGDYLLFMAGLLCATGILDVPIVVLIASLVGAGVLGNYVGYWFGYRAGPLLFKKNDSLFFKKRYVQLAEEFYQKHGGMALVLGRFFPIIRTFAPIFAGVVKVDLKRFSLYNLVGSVAWVAILTLTGYFLGRRYPEIKDYLEYVIIGLIVITSIPLIVAFLKKKTIVSGD
- a CDS encoding NADH-quinone oxidoreductase subunit N is translated as MNTLILISVLPILLLYLGLYKAKNALLPVTVIGLAVALGLAISQWKAADTVMPIYNGMMLFDHFSIAFTGITVVSTVLILLLSKDYFEKISSHVAEYYSIILFALAGIIVMVSYHNLTMLFIGIEIMSVSLYILAGIKKQDFGSNEAALKYFLMGAFSTGFLLFGIALIYGTTGSFDLDAIRDWALSHKSGSYPMFYTGIMLIIVGLCFKVGAAPFHFWTPDVYEGAPTLITAFMSTVVKTAGFAAFLRLFQNCFVSVAEFWTPVLVIIAGLTLFIGNITALYQQSFKRMLAFSSISHAGYMLFAIVALGANSGNSVFVYATAYSIASIIAFAVLILVQQQQGNDNFESFNGLGRKNPFLAFVLTVAMLSLAGIPLTAGFIGKFFMFTGALAKSHIYLVIIAVLNAIISIFYYFRVIIAMYFRNSEREGLAIPAYFNVVLALSALITLFIGIYPTVIAALIPSVK